AAAGTGCTGTGGAAGGTACGGTAACGACGTCGTCTTCTAGTTCTAGCTGTGCAAAGCAAGCTGATACAGCTACTGCTAGTGCTACCAAGATATCCTTGCCTTGGCTCAAATTCATGGATTTCTTGCTGTGAGAAAACTTTCACAGTCTGGATATTAGTGATTTTTTAATTATGGCATCTCGACGCAGGTTGGCGCTAGAAGTTCGAGATTATTGTATAGAACATATTATACGATAGATGGAAGTTAGAGAGGTGATTAATTAAGATTTAAGACCACCTCAAAATTTAGAATAATGTTTACCTATTAGATTTAAAATCTTTATAGAGTAATATAGATTTATTTATGTTCCTTGGTACTGTGTTTTATATGTTTGCACATTACATAAGGGCAACTATTTTCCTTTCGACCTTGACGTTGCAGTATGGTACCATCTTGGGACCCGGGGCAAACCAGGATTTTCaggtcaaaatataaagaagtaaaTTTACGAAGAAGTCAATAGGtgttaatatatatactataatgTACTGCTTGAGACAATTCAATAAGTTTATTAAGAATTTGCAGAAAACTCAGACATAAGACTCTGATTTCGATTTTTGCCTTGTATATTTTATTTCTCGTTCTTATAAGTTTTGAGCTATTAGTTGAATTAGTATTATTTTGTGATTTCATTCTTTTATCACAGCCACAAAGAGGGAAGGGCCTCTAGCCTATTAGCATCTCCTATAGTAGGAGGGAAAATGAAACAGTGCAGCAGAGACATGTTGTAGTAAATTGGTGCTTCTTAATTGGCATTGGAATCTTGGTGTCCATTGATACCCTGTGTTAGCTAGTGGCTGAAAGTATACCAAATTTGACTCATTTTATGGCTATGTATGCTATTTGGACTCTAAACAGAAAGGGGGAGTATAATAAAACAAAGAATAAACCTACGCCAAATGTATAAACACACGGAAACTTCCACAAGGTGACAAGAATGCGTAAACATGTTCCTAAAAGATGACTAGAGTTATCAGccatttaattttgaaaaaagaaaaagttccTATAAACATCTTTTAGgaacttttaaattttttgtttAATATCAAATCAAACTAAATATTAAGTGTTAATTTTCTAAAATATAATATAGACCCAAGAATAAATCGGATTATGAAGTCGActtggtttgatttttgatttggcACAATTAATCTCTTTAATTGCGTGTGAAGTTCTTTAGATAGCCTTATTTACTTCAAGCTTGCTTACTTCACTctaaatttttcaaaattccTTTTCATTTCTGAATCATAAGTTTGAGATAATTGCAACTCAAAAATTGAAACTTTAAAATAAGAACCTTGGAAACTAGTAATACTGATTACTGTGCAGGTGAGTTTTGTTGGAAACTTTCATCTGAAAATGAATAGTTGATCTTTGTGTCTTCACTTGTGCTCAGACTTCACGTTTACATTTACAATTTATTTATCtttttctcaccaaattttattttcttattcgcTCGTTTAGGCTCTATATAATCGGATCATGCACACTAGGAACAAAATGCATTAATGGAAACGAGGTTTAATTTCTTGATAAATGTGTATCTTCAGccgttttcaaaaaataatagccgacaaaatatatatattatactttTTGGTTAGCAAATGTAATTAATTTCGGCCGACCAACCAATTTTGTATTTTCTCCTAatttctttcatcaaattgtgGGACACAAGGCTTCTGTCCCGAAAGCAAGTTACCCTCTTTTCCGCTCTGCAATTAAATAAAAACGTTGTCACGCGCTAATGTAATTATTATATGTTATTTTCTCCggtctattttaattaattttttgacCTTTTTTTGTGGTTCACAATATATGATTTAATCAGATATTAAGAAagaattaacttttttttttcaaagttgcccTTAGAGTAAAGAGTCTACGAgtatttgttatattttcaatAAACAAATTAagggttaatatggtcaattttattgttaattaatgttaaaaggtgaacTCCTTGATATATGTAAATACagctaaaaattaattaaagtggaACGGATGGAGTAGTGAATAACGATTTCTAAATAATTCTATTCAAAGACAACTCTTTAATTTTCAGTGATATATTATAGTACCAAGAGTCATTTTTTAATTTCCATATGTATAATTCCAACATGGACACACACTCTCCCCATATTCGTATGTAATTTTCTAAAGTGTATTCCTCCTTTTCTCGTTCCTTTtcccccttcttttctttttcttcttttataatGTCTTCCTTTcctttgatttttgttttttcttctctttcttacctatctgttatttggtGGTTTTCTTTGACCTGATCAGTATTTTCAGTTTAGTGTCTGTTTTCTCCAGGAATATTCAAATAATATACTCATTTGGTTTTGAAGATAGAGTAGATAAGAAAATGATTTGTTTCTTTGGCCATATGTCGACGCAATTCGACACTCTCTGAAAGTCTGGGATTTGTTGTATAGtatattattatatattaataGATTTCTATTTATTTTATGTTTCTCGAGACTACATTTTATGTTTGTCACGTTACACACACAACATACGTAGCGTAGAATTATTTTATGCATCGATGATAGAGTATTTAACTTTTTCGACCTCGACGTTGTGAAATACTCTCTTGGGATGGTGCAAAGTGCAATGAACATACTATATGGTGAAAAATAAGCCAACAGTATTTATAAGTTGATTTTTCAGTGCATTATGTTTCGCAAACAAATAATGTGTCAAATAATACAGTGCACTACTCGATATTGACGCAATTTTCTCGGGGTAGGTGCACAAACATTCATTGTTATGAATGTTATTTAGAAATTAGCTAATACTTATTtagattttgaaattttaatttgaaaatcTTAACTTATGACAATTCAGAATATTTTTATCTCGAAAAATTAAACTGAAATTCATAACGAATTggctaattcctaaatagcagTTTTTTTAGAGTGACTACCGTGCGTCATTTCTATAATTTTCGCCTTCCAATTCATTGCATGCTCGACCATGTTTCAGGCTTTTAGCTAGCTACCAACTGAGGTAATGGAactatataattatatatatattccctTCGAGTTTAAGTTATATTATAGCATAATGTTACAATTTAATTTTTATAGCAGATTATTGTTTAAGTATTTTTTTTAGGTGATCATATTAAACTTGATATGGAGATTTACCTTGTGCTGCTCTCttcttttcaattttcctttAAAGCCGCTAATAAGAGGTACTTCCAAACTCCTCTTTTGTGccttttgttttctcctttcttttctcAACCCAAAAGTTATAAGGTAAATGGCGAGAGGACTCCAAggcttttttagtttttttttttttttttgtaaaattagaAAGTGAAAATGTACGAAGCTTTTTATACCTAATGAAATCATAAGATCTTTCGGATAATGTTAATCGTTCTTTATTTTGAAGAGAGTAAAGataatgtcttagtttaaattttGAATTCGCTATTAAAATTTTTGAAAGACCCTATACAATGATGGATCACAGTTTATGTGCGACCTGCCATAAGATGGTTAGAGCAAAAAAGTTAAGACAAGGTTAGGCAAAAATAGGATCATGTGGTGCCTCTTGTCTAATAAAATATATGAAATTTGTGACTCCTCGTTATAAATGTGAACTATTAATATATCTACTACAAATTTAAGAAACGAATGGATATGTTTTTCTCATTTCTGGTAGAAAGTAGTAGTAACGTCTGGAAAAAGTGTGGTGTGGTGTCTATTCACCAGTCACTAATATTTTATGACACAAATCAATAATTTGAAGGTCTCCATTCCGCAGAATAAGGTCTATGGACCTAACAGAACACTAACTTGTACAATCTATCAAATCTTCTACACCATATGAGTTGTGGATTTTAGAACTAAGTTCTACATATAATATTTATATAAGTATATTTAATGAATTCTAAAGACTAAAAACACTATTTGAGCAAAAAACAACTTACATGCGGTTTTCTTGTAAGTGTGATTACGAGCATCTTTTTGCATTTGAAATAGAAGATTGCtccattttccttaaaaataTTACTAGTGGCAGTTAGATCTTTACCTGCAGCACAGCACGTTAAAACAAAAATCCACCCAACTATCGACTATTGAGACAAAAGGATAATAATATCACGGGACCCAGACAGAACTTGACCTCGTTTATTTAGTGCACTTCTGAATTATTTTTAGTCCTAATTTGTCTATTTGATAGGATTAGGATATATATAACTCATTTGACCTCaaaagcaaaataaactatttgTCATTCATTCTTCAATAAGCCAACATCGCCTATAACATTTTGAATTACCACACCTTTTAGTTTTAAGATTGAAAAGGATACAACCATTTGTGAGTTGTATCATAAATAAACTTAAATTCATTTAACTTTCTTTTAGTACATTTCACTTCACCCCCATTTCCTTATGGAAATTTTCTTTTACAGTGTATaaattatgaatgtaacttgatCATTCCTTATAAGCTTTTGTTTATATTATGGCAATTATGAAGTTTGAATTAAAATTGAATTTGATACCATTATAAGTAGTTACTAGGTAATTCGATATAAAACATTAATCAACTTTACAGGAGAAATATACGGGCATGGTTCAGCAAGTAATTTTCTCATGCCATAACCACATTAAACAAAACCCCCACCCACAATGAGCATTTAGCAATCTAATCTATGATTTAATTAGAAAGATCATCGACCCAGTTCAGCAACTTCCCAACAACGTTTTTCCAGATTTATCTCTTCAGATTATTAGCAAATGAAAATCATTCTAATTATGATAAGGAGGCACTGTTACAGATACTGGACAGCTTTGGAGCCTTTTCTTGAACATTTTTGGGATAAAACGGGCGATGCTATCAATCAAAACAGAACTTCTTAGTAGCTGCAAGTGTTGAAGAATATTATATGGAGAAGAATTTCAGCATGTGTTTTAAAGcaattcagaaataaagaaaccAGACATGTTTCATCTGTCCATCTTCCAAAATATAAATGCTTATGTAATTTAGCATTCTGGTGCAATTCGTCAAATGTATATGATGTGGATAATAACTCACATGGAATCTGGGGTTAGTTTTCACCGACCTGGTCGCTTGAGTCTATAGGCTTCTGTTCCAATTCACTTTTCTACAAGGTTTACTTCCAGCCAATCGTGCTAGCTGCAATCAGAAAACATAGAAACAGAAAGTGCTTTGTATGGCACCGGCTATTATCATAATAGCACAGCTTGATGTTGGTACTCAATTAGTATCAGTCCGTGGAAGAGAGGAAGTGCCACCAGGGGCGGATCTATAACCCATATTATGGGGCACGTGAACCCATGGTCCCTCCGCCAAACTAGGTATCTTATGTACATATTTGCTAGAATTGGCCCAGTATTATGTATTGGCACCCATGCTCCATAAAGGTCGAATGGTGCACTTGGTTCAATACTTAATTATTTAAACAAAGAAGCAGAGATCAATTCTCACTTAGCATTTTTTCCCCTCCGTGGTGCACTCATGTTCTagaaatcctagatccgcctctgagTGTCACTACTACTAAAGATCCCCACACCCCCACCCCTCCCACCCCAACCGGAAAAAAAAAACTCGAAACACTAATAAGTGTAGATATTGAAGGATGTGAATaggcaaaaaagaaaaaacaaacctGTGGCTCATATCTTGTATTTTGTTGATAACATCAGATGAGACGATCTATTTTCAACTTTTACCAGGGTACTTGATGATGCAATCATATCCACCCCCTCTGGCGTCGTTTCTCTTACAGCTGCGGCTTATCTAAATCTGACTAATCAAACTGTAGAGAAGGCTTAGAAACATGTGGAAAAACAATGAAGTAATTATTTTGGGCACATTAAAGCAAGTCACAGTGGCAGTGAATGATTGGAAAGAGACATCGATGATTTGTCAAATAGCGGCCTATTAAGTTCAGGACAGATAACTTCTTCACTGCCTTATTCTTGTCACCTTCTTTTCCTCACTGGAGAATCAGGTTACTAGACTAGCTGCAATAATTAACAAGAAAGATTGCTAACATATGCTGGAACATGTCATTAACAGAGAAAAAATTCAATGAAATCCTCTCTTCCATTACTACGGGAGTAAGCATCAACTTTCACTAAATAATTGCAATGAACAAAATCCCGAGTTTCATACAACTGATTTGGCATATTATGACATGACGCAATTCTGAAGCTGACATACCCCCACCCACCCACTCCCCCCACCCCCACACCCACACCCCACAACAAAATTACATACTTTTAGCgttaaaaataaaaaagttagTGATTCTACTGTCATTCTCAGCTCTGAGAAAAAGTGCTCAGCCCTTTATTCATCTCACACTTGTGATTTTGACCACAAAAAGTTCCTTACCTAGCAAGAACTTTGCACCATTTTGATTGACTCGGTAAATTCTCTGCCCAGACAGTCATTCTGCTTGATAAACAACATTAAAAGATTATAggaatgaaatatatatatatatataacacattaAGGATCAATATATGTTGTTCTAGACCTAGTTGCAGTGCACAAAAACATTACACACATCACTACTTTTTATAGCTATTAGGCAAAGCAGTTTATTACAATAAAAACATaaataagagataaagaaaagCACTATTTCCACAAGGAAGATCAACATGAAACAAAGTAATCACTACCTAGACAGGCAAATCAAAAGGAACGAGCAAATTTAGCCTTCTGCTCCTACACCAGTTTTATTATGACAATTTGCTGCTACTTATGAGAATCAAAGGTGACTAGGATTGTGTACCAACTACCAAGACAGTAAAAAGAATCTCTTGAATACAAGATATCGTAACTTGAGAATATCTGGATTTCCTTATAGCCTACATTTCTTAATCATGGTGATGTTCGGGCCAATTTGTGTGAACACTAATCCATCGGATACCTGCTACCTTCCACCAACACAGGTAGAAGGaaagaaatcacctagtatttTTTGTCTCTGTTGGAATTAGAACCAATTGCCTTATACTCTCCTAATTAAATCCATGCTTTCAACTTATGCATCTCGATTAGTTAAAACTACAAATTTCCTCTTCCCGCTTAAGAAGCTGTAATTGATTACTCATAAGTACAAAAATAGAACTACATATCAGATCTAGAATCCAAGAGGCACCTTGCAAAAACCTCTCGgcctagagagagagagagaagaaacTGTAACCCACACCAGTCATTGGaacaaagaaagagaaaatctCAGCGAATGTGTTGTACCAGAGGAATCTACAAGATTATTCTAGAGCTAGTTTACATATATGTTTTTCACCCACTACTATACACATCAAAGAGATAGTAATGAGTTAATGTTACCTATCAAAAGAAGCCACTAGAGCACCTTATCAGCCAGAATTCTGCAGCAACACTTTTAACCTCAAATAACCTATTAAACCTTGCAATAAAGGCATAGAGAACAGTACATCAATCAGAAGAGGCCCTATGACGTGTCAGCATCGCTGTAATCTGAATTCTTCTCGTCAGACCCCGAACCACTGTAAAAATTGATTCTTTGGTTTTCTAGGGATCCATTTGAGCAGCCACCTGCTTTAAGGAGATCCTTTAATTCACCAAGAATAAAGGGCTTTACCACTGTCCAGAACCATGTAGCATTGTCCCCCAGAAAACCAATCCAAAAGACCGTCCCCCTCTTTTTTACTCGGCAGTCTAATGATTTGTCTTTCAGCGCTTTAACAATATTCAAAACTTCCTCTCGACTTCCCTTTACTCTCAATAGAATATCGCCAGAAGATGTCCTGTAACCGCCATACATATACCAATAAGCAAGAACACAAGGTGACAGCCATCTATGTATAAGTTTTGGTATACCAGGACGTCCATTGGGCCAGAATTGATCAGCATAGAAAGTAAAACAAGAATGTGAGATGGTAGTAAAGGAACTAGGAATATCATCAGTGCCATCCACCATCATATCGTGAGAGCCTAACCACTGATGAAATTCATTGTGTATGTGTCCCTTTAAAATGGCGTGGATCCTCGACTCTGCATTGAACTCAAAATGGATTGCATGTACTCTCCTCCTCCTCTCTCCATATGATCTAATTTGCAAACCCCCAAGAAGCAACCCCATCAAAACCTCTCGCTGTTCTTTTGTGAGCTTCAGCTTAATAGGTTCTTCAACTACTTTCTCCCGCAAGCTTAGAACATAGTCAAGTTTTTCCATCAATGAAGATTCAATCTCAATGTCGTATTTCTTTTGGCGCATCAAACCATATATCTTTTCTGCCTTTGCATACTCTCCAGAGGTCAGATAGCCTCTCAAAATACTGTTGCAAGAACGAGAATCAAGACTAATTGCAACATCACCACGCATTTCATTGAAGATTTCTTCAGCCCGGTTCAGATTGCCAGTATGCACCAAGGAAtccaaataaatattaaaaaCCGTCTGGTTTGGACCGCAGACTTCACGGCAACGGAGAAAGGTAGTCTCCATTTTCTCATGTAAGCCTGCAATGGAATACATTCCCATCAAATCGATGAATGATGGAATCAGCGGCTTCATACCACTGTTTATGAACTCGGACATGATAGACTCTGCAAGATCTAGTCTTTGAGATTTAGACAACACCTTTATTATCTTATAGTATGCTGCAACGGAGGTGGAACTCAGTTGTTTCTGCATCCTCCTAAATACTTCCAAAGATTTCATAGGCTCTCCGATCTTTGCATAGACTTCCATTTTATATACAAAAGCTTGTGAAGGAGGACTACGATCATCGGAGAGGAGTTTTGACCAAGTTCGTTCGGCTTCCTCCAGGTCCCCATCCTTTGAGCAAGCTCTTAAGACTGACAGGAGTACCTCTTTGCTCTCTTGAATTCCTCTTGATCGCATCTCTGCTCTTAGCACAGCAATTCTTTCCATATCCACCACATCCTGATAACTGTGAAGCCATATAAGACCGCCAAAAATATCTTTGTGTATATCCAATCCCGAGGAAGTTAAATTCTGATATATAAATTCTGCCTGTTTCAGGAAGTGTTTACTGGAGCCTGGTTTCTTCCCCAAAAGAGCTTTAAACAGAGAATTGTGTAAGTTAAGCCGAGGCTTATAACCTCCCAAGTGCACCATGCGATTGTAGATGTTACACGCTTCATCTAACTCTGATGGGCCAGGTGAACTAAGATAGGCAATGATGAGAATATGGAATGTAGATTCAGACGGCACTCGTCCCTGGTTAATAATGTCATCAAAAATCTCCCGGCACTTCAAGTGCTTTCGTTCCTTACCCAAGTAATCTGCTAGCTTTGTAGCTAGAGCAAAATCAAATCGAAACCAATGTTGCTGCATCATCCATTTGTAAACCTGTTATGCGCAACAGAAACTTTTAGATCTTTGTGATTTAGAGTTTAGACTCTACTATTTTAAATACCTAATAAAGAGTGATTTAGATCCGTTATGTGTTAGATATctgaaaaatggaaaaataagCAGTTTAACAAAAGTGGAGGCAATTAAATGCAAAAGCTTtagatctcaatttgaggaagAAAGCAAAATGCTGATAGCTACTCTTCCTCAATTGTTCCAAATGAAAATCTTGGCAAAACCTAGGCAATTATTTTTTTAACACTGCTATGGAAGTTTTAAAGTGCAGAGAAGATGAAAAACTAAACCTTTAGAAGGCTGGCTAGTATAATActtgggggtcgtttggtttgaagacAAGTTATACTGGGATTAGTTATCTTAATATTATTTCTTATTGAccgtttggtatgttgtattaataATGGGACTGTCATATTTAatgtttttttttgggggggggggggtggggggggggttaACTATTCCACCTCTGCCAAGTATAAATTACCCCAGGATTATTTTTGCTTATCCATcaaaccaaatgaccccttaatGTACAAACGAAACAACAATGCAAATCACAACTAtgcattttttatttattcatgAATTTATTTTTAGCTGTAGGTAGCCACCACCAACAGACAGGATACACACGCAGATAAAAAGTATTCAACTTGCAAAGCTATATTAAACAGTCCTCTCCAACTGATGCATCCAAAATGAAACTTGTGAACAACCAAAACAAGCACAGTATAAACTTCACCAAAATCCAATTGAAATACAAGTTGTAACAGCTTAACAAACACAGTCTCTTATCAAAAAAGCCAAATAAgcacagagagagagagaaaaaaaattacAACAACAATTTTCTCGATATTCTCAAATATTACTGGCAGTTTTCTTCCACATAATAGCTAGTGATAAGTCAAGCCACTAATGATCAATTCAAATACTTTTACCAACATAACCAAAAACACAAAAAGACAGCAACTTTTTCAAGAATGACCAATCTAAAGGAAATCTACCACTTGCGAACGCGCATACCATCGCGTCAATGTGGCGATGGATTCATTGACACAACACATTCAAGGGAGGTGCCTTGGTGCTTGTTATTTGAGGATGACATAGTCCTGATTGATGAGACGCAGGGTGGCGTTAACGAGAGGCTGGCGGTCTGGAGACATACTCTGGAGTCTAAGGATTTAAGTTGAGCAAGACCAAGctagaatacttggagtgcaagttcagcggTTTTACCCAGGAGACGGACGGGGATGTGAGGCTTGATACGCAAGTCATTCCCAGGAGAGAGAGTTTCAAGTTTCTGGGGTCTATAATTCAGAAGGATGGGGAGATAGaggaggatgtcacacaccgtatcgAAGCAGGGTAgatgaagtggaggctcgcttccgttgtcttgtgtgataagaatgtgtcGTTGATACTTAAGGGCAAGTTCTACAAGGTAGTGGTTaaaccgactatgttgtatggggcagagtgttggccagtcaagaactctcATGTCCTTAAAGTagctgaaatgaggatgttgaaatggatgtgtgggcatactaggttggatagaattaggaatgaagttattcgggacaaGGTGAGAGTGGCCCCTGTGGAGTCAAAGATGCGTGAGgcgaggctgagatggttcgggcatgttaagaGAAGAAGCATAGAAGCCTTAGTCAGAAGGAGTGAAAGTTGGCCTTGGGAGGTGAGAGGAGgagtagaggtaggccaaagaagtcttggggagaggtgatcaggcgggACATGGCGCAGCTTGAGCTAACCGGGGACATGACCCTAGATAGAAGGGTGTGGAGGTTgaagattagggtagaaggttagtaggtagttgtAAACCCCTTTGTCTTCTCTAATTCGATAGTATTAGTGCTAGTATGGTACCTTTTTATCCTTAGTTTGCTATATTTGCATGTCTTGTTTTGTTATTACTTGCCATCTATAATTCCGTAGTTTGCTAGCAGTAATTCGTTCATATTCTCGTTTGCTGCCTTGGATTTAGTTTTCTAAATATATTGTCTTGctattactccctccggtccaaaataagtgatttttaagttgttttcacacagattaagaaattcaccttttaacattaattagcaatgaaattgacaATATTAACACATATCTCTTCACATAAATTGACAAATTcacctttactatctcttcacataaacactcctaacacatattcaaacactatttactccaaggacaatgttggaaaaaaataattaattcattcttgcaatttgaaaaaatcacttattttggaccacaaaaaaaggccaaaaaatcacttattttggaccggaggtaGTACTTGTTATCGGTACCTCTTTCATATTCTCTATTGCTATCTTCGATTTAGTTTTCtaattatttgtcttgctattactTGCTATCAGGGCTTCTTTCACcttctttagccgagggtctatcggaaacagtctctctgccctTCCAGAAAAGAGGTAAGGCTGtgtacatcctaccctccccacTTATGGAATTATActaggtggttgttgttgttgttgtgttgaacGTACATACAGTAAACAGCAACATAAGTTGCATTAACAATTTTCTCCACATTCTCCAATATTTCTAGCAACTTTCTTCCACATAATAGCTAATGATAAGTCAAGCTACAAATGatacaataacaacaactatGCCTCAGTTCCGAGCTAGTTGGTTCGGCTCTATGAATCCTGGCTGCTTCATTTAAGCTCAATTCATGTCATCATACATGATCAAGCTAACAAAGACTGATAGAGAACACAATAGACAGCAAACCAAAAAATACCTAAACAAAGGTGATTAACATATTACCCGAAAAGCAGCTTCATTTTCACGAATACGCATACAATGAACAGCAATGTAAGTAGCATCTTCTTGTTTAAGCCATTTCCTCTGTGCATTAAGAATCCGAACCATAGTAGGTGTTTTATGTGCAGGAAGTTCCTTACAAAGCCAAGCTAATCTTGACCTACGCCATTGATCAGGAATGTCCTCTAGTTCACTAACTTCAACGGCCGGTGTTTCGAACTTTTTCAGCTCAGTAGAATCAAAAGACTCGTCAAAATTGAAACTTTCAGGAAACACAGATGAAGAAATGTCCAAATTGTTATTGCCTTGGATTTCATGGGATGAAAACAGAACTTGTTGGGGTAAAGTGGATAAGGGAGAAAATGAAAGGGGTTTTAGGGGAAGGGAAAAGGGTGATGAGGTGGATAAGAGGCGGGGGCGGTGACGGTGGTGGAAAGGGGAGGAGGAGAGAGAGTGGAGGAAAGTGAGGGCTGTGCTCATGGGGTATTGGACAAAGGAAATTATCATCATAAAGAAGCAGAGTACTATGTACTTGCCATTTATCCAGTCTAGTGTTGCCTGCTAGCTCTTCAAACTGGAATATTCATTCATTTCGAATACCAAATAATCTTAAAAGTTGGGTATTATATACAAATTAAATTGAACTGTTACTCGGGTGTTTATGGTTCGGCTTAAATCGGTCCAGAAACCAAATCAAGTAAGTCGACTTTTCAAATATTGGAATTAAATCAAATCAATTAAGTCGGTTCGTATTGATTCGATTTTTTTGGTTATTTATCGGATTTCTCTTACATATAAGACATGCACTATCAAACACATACTACATTTCCAACACAACATTATCAAACCAAGTGCTCTTTGAGAAATCTgtcatttaccaagatatatttaTGAttattgaatcaaatagtgatgaatgaTTTAAGGActtaattaaaattaaaatagatTATTTTTAACATAAAATAGATTATTGTACTTAGCTAAAAAAATTATCAATCAAACTAGAAGGTAAAGACAAAGAACTAGATTATTATAATAGCAAAGAACTAGAC
The Nicotiana sylvestris chromosome 11, ASM39365v2, whole genome shotgun sequence DNA segment above includes these coding regions:
- the LOC104248968 gene encoding pentatricopeptide repeat-containing protein At2g15820, chloroplastic — translated: MMIISFVQYPMSTALTFLHSLSSSPFHHRHRPRLLSTSSPFSLPLKPLSFSPLSTLPQQVLFSSHEIQGNNNLDISSSVFPESFNFDESFDSTELKKFETPAVEVSELEDIPDQWRRSRLAWLCKELPAHKTPTMVRILNAQRKWLKQEDATYIAVHCMRIRENEAAFRVYKWMMQQHWFRFDFALATKLADYLGKERKHLKCREIFDDIINQGRVPSESTFHILIIAYLSSPGPSELDEACNIYNRMVHLGGYKPRLNLHNSLFKALLGKKPGSSKHFLKQAEFIYQNLTSSGLDIHKDIFGGLIWLHSYQDVVDMERIAVLRAEMRSRGIQESKEVLLSVLRACSKDGDLEEAERTWSKLLSDDRSPPSQAFVYKMEVYAKIGEPMKSLEVFRRMQKQLSSTSVAAYYKIIKVLSKSQRLDLAESIMSEFINSGMKPLIPSFIDLMGMYSIAGLHEKMETTFLRCREVCGPNQTVFNIYLDSLVHTGNLNRAEEIFNEMRGDVAISLDSRSCNSILRGYLTSGEYAKAEKIYGLMRQKKYDIEIESSLMEKLDYVLSLREKVVEEPIKLKLTKEQREVLMGLLLGGLQIRSYGERRRRVHAIHFEFNAESRIHAILKGHIHNEFHQWLGSHDMMVDGTDDIPSSFTTISHSCFTFYADQFWPNGRPGIPKLIHRWLSPCVLAYWYMYGGYRTSSGDILLRVKGSREEVLNIVKALKDKSLDCRVKKRGTVFWIGFLGDNATWFWTVVKPFILGELKDLLKAGGCSNGSLENQRINFYSGSGSDEKNSDYSDADTS